From Phaeocystidibacter marisrubri, the proteins below share one genomic window:
- a CDS encoding DUF7935 family protein translates to MEIFLEILKYTFPALLMLLLAYLMLSNFTENEENRRAYFIRKEAQKQALPIRMQAFERITLFLERITPNSLLVRTPAKGLTASEYQSLLLKAIRNEFEYNLSQQIYVSEEAWQMVVTAKSATVSIVNRVAAQLPANATGVDLSKKILEHAMELGTFPTRNAIHFLKNEAYREF, encoded by the coding sequence ATGGAGATTTTTCTCGAGATACTGAAATATACTTTCCCTGCACTTCTCATGCTGCTTCTAGCCTATCTCATGCTTTCCAATTTCACGGAAAATGAGGAGAACAGAAGGGCTTACTTTATTCGTAAAGAGGCTCAGAAGCAGGCGTTACCCATTCGAATGCAGGCCTTTGAGCGCATCACGCTCTTTCTAGAGCGCATTACTCCAAATAGCTTGTTGGTTCGAACTCCGGCTAAAGGTTTGACGGCTTCTGAGTATCAGTCTCTCTTATTGAAGGCTATTCGCAATGAGTTTGAATACAACTTGAGTCAGCAGATTTACGTTTCAGAAGAAGCTTGGCAAATGGTTGTCACAGCAAAATCTGCAACAGTGAGCATCGTTAATCGCGTTGCAGCGCAACTCCCTGCAAATGCTACAGGAGTAGATTTGAGTAAGAAGATTTTGGAGCACGCCATGGAGTTGGGGACATTTCCGACTCGAAATGCCATTCACTTTCTCAAGAACGAAGCGTACAGAGAATTTTAA
- a CDS encoding YbaB/EbfC family nucleoid-associated protein, translating to MFGGMKDMMAQLQQAQAKVEEAKARLDTITVEGKSSNGKVVAVVTGNRKVVDLTIDSSLEDTEEIADLVVIAMNDALAKAESVNEAEMGAAAKSSMPNIPGMGGMFGK from the coding sequence ATGTTTGGAGGAATGAAAGATATGATGGCTCAATTGCAGCAAGCCCAAGCTAAAGTGGAAGAAGCTAAAGCTAGATTGGACACCATTACTGTTGAAGGTAAATCGAGCAACGGCAAGGTTGTAGCTGTAGTGACAGGCAATAGAAAAGTGGTTGACTTAACCATTGACAGCAGTTTGGAAGACACCGAAGAAATTGCCGACCTTGTGGTGATTGCTATGAATGATGCTCTCGCCAAGGCAGAAAGTGTAAACGAAGCTGAAATGGGAGCTGCTGCTAAATCATCAATGCCGAATATCCCAGGAATGGGAGGAATGTTCGGAAAGTAA
- the meaB gene encoding methylmalonyl Co-A mutase-associated GTPase MeaB, whose amino-acid sequence MDEQKKSSALSEVAGVEGQSSINPNLSHFKHKRQREDSTSLVERMREGDRSALSRAITIVESTRPADYPLADELVTACLPHSGKSIRIGITGVPGVGKSTFIERFGRQWIEKGHKVAVLAVDPSSAKTGGSILGDKTRMNLLSQEEDAFIRPSPSAGSLGGVARKTRESIILCEAAGYDIIIIETVGVGQSEISVKRMVDLFVLLLLPGAGDELQGIKRGIMEMADVIFLNKADSGQERKAQLAAGEVRRALKLYPEDPRGWTVPVQPISAMDGTGLPEALDEIEKFQRHMTLKGHWDQLRSEQAAWWFDDTVGEFLKAHWFAQEDKKAAYEAALKSVSTGEMSPLAAARKLFS is encoded by the coding sequence ATGGACGAGCAGAAGAAGTCTTCCGCTTTAAGCGAAGTTGCAGGTGTTGAAGGTCAATCCTCCATCAACCCTAATCTGTCACATTTCAAGCACAAACGACAGAGAGAAGATTCAACATCGCTCGTTGAAAGAATGCGCGAAGGTGATCGATCTGCTCTAAGTAGAGCGATTACCATAGTTGAAAGTACTCGTCCAGCAGATTATCCTCTAGCCGACGAGCTGGTAACGGCTTGTTTACCCCATTCTGGGAAAAGTATTCGAATTGGAATTACAGGAGTTCCCGGTGTTGGCAAAAGCACGTTCATTGAACGCTTCGGCCGACAGTGGATAGAAAAAGGCCACAAGGTAGCTGTGCTTGCTGTTGATCCTAGTTCGGCAAAAACCGGAGGAAGCATCCTCGGCGATAAAACACGCATGAATCTTCTATCTCAAGAAGAAGATGCCTTCATCCGCCCCAGTCCAAGTGCGGGAAGTTTGGGTGGCGTTGCTCGAAAAACTCGAGAATCAATCATTCTATGTGAAGCCGCTGGATACGACATCATCATCATTGAAACAGTAGGGGTTGGACAGTCTGAAATCAGTGTAAAGCGGATGGTCGATTTGTTTGTTCTCCTGCTCCTTCCTGGCGCTGGCGACGAATTGCAGGGCATCAAGCGTGGCATTATGGAAATGGCCGATGTCATCTTTCTGAACAAAGCCGATAGCGGACAGGAACGAAAGGCACAACTCGCCGCAGGAGAGGTTCGAAGAGCCCTTAAACTCTATCCAGAAGATCCCCGTGGATGGACTGTTCCTGTTCAACCCATATCCGCCATGGATGGAACTGGACTCCCGGAAGCACTAGATGAAATCGAAAAATTCCAACGACACATGACCCTCAAGGGACACTGGGATCAATTGAGATCTGAACAAGCTGCATGGTGGTTTGACGACACGGTTGGTGAATTCCTAAAAGCACATTGGTTTGCTCAAGAAGACAAAAAAGCGGCTTATGAAGCCGCTTTAAAGAGTGTATCGACTGGCGAAATGAGTCCACTCGCAGCCGCAAGAAAATTGTTTTCTTAA
- a CDS encoding arylsulfatase produces MLRIDLYILVIMVDDVAPNSLSCYTLGMQYPTPNIDRIAKEGAIFTDHYAQPSCTAGRAAFITGQYPVRTGLTTVGQPGNPLGIKKEDPTLAELLKPLGYRTGQFGKNHLGDLDEHLPTAHGFDEFYGNLYHLNVSEEPEQADYPSDPAFLEQYGPRGIIHSYSDGRIEDVGQLTSERMKTFDEELVARSKNFMKEAVDADEPFFIWHATSRMHVYTHLKEESANLATDISTDLDLFGHGLIEHDGHVGQLLDYLEELGIDENTIVIYTTDNGPEQSTWPHAGVTQFRGEKMTTYEGGVRAPFMVRWPGHIPAGLIRNGISSHEDVVPTVMAALGEDDLTEELKEGKKIGNMTYKVHIDGYNNWDYWRGESDESARNVFFYYYESSLTALRVGPWKMHFATKERYFDDMVTHTMPQLFNLRKDPYEKYDDVTGFHLIMQKSWTLQPAIGILRDHLETFREFPPRQEAASLNVNEAVNKIMRSSTHQ; encoded by the coding sequence ATGCTCAGGATAGACCTATATATCCTCGTTATTATGGTAGACGATGTGGCGCCTAATTCACTGAGCTGTTACACTTTGGGTATGCAATATCCCACTCCTAATATTGATCGAATAGCAAAAGAAGGAGCGATATTCACGGATCATTATGCTCAGCCTAGTTGCACCGCTGGTAGAGCGGCTTTCATCACGGGGCAATATCCCGTACGAACTGGACTTACAACCGTCGGTCAGCCTGGAAATCCACTGGGGATTAAGAAAGAGGACCCTACACTTGCCGAGCTGCTCAAACCACTTGGGTACAGGACGGGACAGTTTGGGAAGAATCACTTGGGCGACTTAGATGAACATCTTCCAACCGCGCACGGTTTTGATGAATTCTACGGAAACCTCTACCACTTAAATGTCTCCGAAGAGCCTGAACAAGCGGATTACCCTTCAGACCCTGCTTTTCTTGAGCAGTACGGACCTCGTGGAATTATCCATTCGTATTCAGATGGTAGAATTGAAGATGTTGGTCAGTTGACCAGTGAGCGCATGAAAACCTTTGATGAGGAGCTTGTAGCGCGTTCTAAGAACTTTATGAAAGAAGCGGTCGATGCGGACGAGCCATTCTTTATTTGGCATGCCACCAGCCGTATGCATGTGTATACGCACCTCAAGGAGGAATCAGCCAATCTTGCTACGGATATTAGCACAGATTTGGACTTATTTGGTCACGGTTTAATAGAACACGATGGACATGTAGGTCAGTTGTTAGATTATTTGGAAGAACTGGGAATTGATGAGAATACCATTGTGATTTATACAACGGACAACGGTCCGGAACAAAGCACATGGCCACATGCGGGCGTAACGCAATTCCGAGGCGAGAAAATGACCACCTATGAGGGCGGTGTTCGCGCTCCTTTCATGGTCAGATGGCCAGGGCACATTCCTGCAGGGTTAATCCGCAATGGCATTTCTTCTCACGAAGACGTAGTTCCAACCGTTATGGCTGCTCTTGGTGAAGATGATCTAACTGAAGAACTGAAAGAAGGGAAGAAGATCGGCAATATGACTTATAAGGTTCATATTGATGGATACAACAACTGGGATTATTGGAGAGGCGAGTCTGACGAATCGGCACGCAATGTTTTCTTCTATTATTATGAATCTAGCTTAACTGCTTTGCGAGTAGGACCTTGGAAGATGCACTTTGCAACAAAGGAGCGTTACTTTGACGACATGGTTACCCACACTATGCCTCAGCTGTTCAACCTTAGAAAGGATCCTTACGAAAAGTACGATGATGTCACAGGCTTCCATTTGATAATGCAGAAGTCTTGGACATTGCAGCCAGCTATTGGTATTTTGAGGGATCACTTGGAAACCTTCCGTGAATTCCCACCTCGTCAAGAGGCTGCTTCGTTGAACGTCAATGAGGCGGTGAATAAGATTATGCGATCGAGCACACATCAATAG